Below is a genomic region from Vibrio nitrifigilis.
TCAACAGTCGCCACTGTCATTGCTGTTGGGTCAGTTAATTTTGCATCAATTGCTTGTTGTAACCATAAGTTAAATTGTTCGATCGGGTCATCAAGCAAATCTTTGCGTCTCAAACCACCTCGAATATATTCGCGGCGTATATCTGAAAGTTCCATTTCGACTCCTTTTTAATTCTTAATTTTGCTCCGATACGCGATGGAACTCAATACAGGGAGGGTTATACAATCACGCAGAAAGGGAATAATTGTTCCCTACTTCATAGAGCTTGACCGATACTCGCCGATAAAGCTCTGAATCCTGCATCTTAAGTTCACATTTGGGTATAACGCTCAAATGAATGAATAGCGACTAAATAAAACTCTTATCAGCTTAATGTAAAGCTGTTTGCTTTGTTTAAAATAGCTACCTTATCTTATAATGTCGCTATCCTAAGTTACTATAAAGTTATGTGCTATGAGAGCCTTAACTTAAATCTCAACATCTTTAACAGACTCATCATCCAACTTAGCAGCACAGAGGATCTCATATTGATTGAAGTGAAACGTTGAGGGACCATGAACTCGTTTCGTCGTCACTCTTGCATCTGCAAACATAACAGTAACGTGAGTAAATACTTTTCCTTTTGCTTCAATCGTATTGATATTCAGTATTTCTTCAAAATCTTTTTGTGCCAGTTCTACAGCTAATTTTGCCTTTTCCATTTTAGCTTGTGCAGATTGTTTCATTTTTTCTACACGCATGACGTCTTCTTTTGTGCGTTGAGACTTATCTTTTTTCTTCACCGATATTTCTCGGCGCACAGCATCCATCGTTTTTTCTTGCGCTTCTTTATATAAGGCTTTGTGTTTTAAGATCCGCTCTTTTTGATGACTGTAACGAGCAAACCCTTCGACATACGTTGCGGTATCGCCCTCAACTCCGAGATTAAAACACAGTACTTTTCCACCAACTTTTGCTTTACCGCCGCTTAAAGTACCTTGCGTTTCATTTTCATCAATAACAAGCAGATCCCCACCACAACGTATATGATTACTCATACTATGCACAACTAATGAAATATTGTGACTGGCTTGGATTTCAGAAAACTGCGCATAATTTGCTTTGATGTTACCGCCCGATTTAACAATACAGCTTTTAGGTTCATCTTCAGAGACCGTATGACCAATGATGCCTTTGCCCACTTCAATGTCACCTTGGGCTTGGACATCTGCTGATTCTATAAACCCACCGACAATAACATTACCTGTAGCGCGAATAATCATACCGGGTTCTACATCACCAGCAACGACAACAGAACCTTTGAATTTTACATGCCCAGTTGCAACGCTCACACTGTTCAAACACATTGCGGTTTCAACATCTACTGTTTGACCACGTATAATTGGCATTCCAGGCTGGCTCGCTAATAACAGATTAGGATTTTCATCGGAAAGGTGCGTCCCCTTTCCAGCTTTCAAAGCTTGTACTTGACCAGGTTTAGGCTTGAGTATTTCACCAAACACTGTAAAGCCAGATTTGCCTTTAGTAGCAGGTTCACGTTTCATGACCGGATCATTCTCACTCACCGTGACAGTTTGCCCAAAATCTCGCATATCAATTTTTATAGCATCGTTATCTTTAGGTGCGAGAACCCGTTTCATGACATCTGCAACTAACGGAACCAGTTTTGAATTTTCACCATTCTCTGCAGGTTTTCCATGTGCGACTACTTGAGAAAATGTTTGTCCAGGTGTTAACGATTCGCTCGCCACTAATACTTTTTTTAGTGCTTGTTTATTAATTCCCTTTTTAATATTCGCATGGCTAAGTTCTTGTACGATTTGGTTAGCGTGTAAACCGCTTCCCCCAAATGCGCCAGTCACAACCATGGTTGCAACCATACCTTTTGAATCCACCGATATGGTTACCGCAGCATCGTGCTTTTCTGCAATGACAATTCCCGTTGCTGCTTCACTGTTGCTCAACTTTGCTTTTTCAATAAAGCGACTAAGCTCTTTATCGAGCACTTTAAAATCCTTCGCGCCGATTTCGGCCAAAACAGTCGGCAATAATGCAACATCTGCATTTGCATCAAACTTTTGACCTTCACTTATTTTCGCAATAACTTGCGACTTGTCGCTGTTGAGTACAACGAAATCCTTCCACATACTAGATTCAACCTAACAGACTGTTTTAAGAATGAGTCAACCAACGGACTCAAATAACAAAATAATTCGAATAGTGATTAAGCTTACTACTCACATGTTGGACATAATAGCCAAATGATCTTGAGATGCAGAATTCAGAGATTCGTTAACAAGCAAGAGTCAAACTCAGAGACGGATAGAGTGAGTATTTCCTTTAACATTATTAGCTTGCTGATTAACTACCAAAAGTCGAGTTTTATTCGCACCTATAATATGTGACTTACTGTCTAGATATAGTACCTCGGTCTTTAAATCAGATCCTGCACATTTCCGCTTACACAACATCATAAAGTAACTTGGCTATATCTATCTAATTTCATTTTCCTGACGGATCTCTACTTTAAATGCAATGAAAAAACTCTTTTATTTGTCTTTTAATAAGGAGAGCTAAATCCATTAACCATTTACAGTGTAAATTGAATATTAACAATAACTAACAAGCTCCCTAGTTTACACTGTAAATTCAAACATAAAATACTATGAGAGTTCGCTTTTACATTTTACAGTGTAAATCGGCTAGTAATGATAAGATTTCCTGTCTAATGTGCCCCTCTAACTGTTTGCGGCCAGATAAGGAAAAACTTGAGCAACATTCATTCCAGTCGTGATGTTGCAACACTTTGGCTAGCAGCAAATCACTGCATTTCTCGATACGACCTTTCGACAAGGAAAATATAAGTTCCTCAATCGCCACCGCGACACTTTCATAATTGGCGCCACCATGCGCGTAATTTTGAAGTACCGGAACCCACATATCTAGCGAATTTTGGAGCGCCTTGTCTTTAGAGCCAAATGATAAAAGAGTCCGAATAAGCGATGGTGACAAGTCAGAAAATATCCCATTTAGACTAAAGCGAAAGTGATTGTTAAACATCATGTGAGCATGACGGTCCCAATCAATCTGAATATTTCTAACCATGATTAAAGAATGACATCCACTCGCTTGATCTCTTTTTGAACCCAGCTTAACGGGATAGAAATGATTACTTTGCCAAAAATGGGTTAACTCATCAGTCGCACCAAAACTCGTAGATATAAATGACTCTGATTGAGCATTACAAAAGAATGATAACAATCGACTTCCAATTCTTTGACGTTGCAATTCAGGATGTACGGCTATACGCATTATTCGCTTGCTTGACTGTTTTGCGGCTAATCGAATTCCAAGCTGATTAGCAATAGAAACTGGAACAAGGTGACCTTTAGGACGCCTAACACCAGAACAGATATCTTCGATTAATTCATCGTCTAACCCACCCTCTTGGACAGAGAGCAAGCATCCAACGATCGTATTAGAATTACTCGCAGCCCAAATTTCTATCGCGTCGTCTGAAAGCATTTGAAATAAATCATTGGGTGTCGTCTGATAATGAGCATTAACAAGTAATGAAAAAATGGTACGTAAAAGGACTTCATTAGCCATTAAATCCGCTTTATTAATCAATGCAAATTCAAGATTTGATTCGCTTACACATTGCGAATCCAACGCGTCATCAAGTAGGAAGGCTTTCTTATGCCAAAGTTCTAGTGGGTCATTCATTTGCCAACGAACAGGTTTATACAAATGGACTGGCACATAGTTTGGTCTATGGCGTTTTAGCCATTGGATAAATTTAAGCGTAAATCCTCGGCCACATCCTTCATAACCGTATATCGTCGATGAAAACACCGCGCGGTGATAATATTCAACCATGGTTTGAAGCATGGGAATAGGAATTGCGGCCGCTTCATCAACCAACAATAAATCACAGTCAGGCATCTCTTTCAGTAGCCGATCAGGCGAGTAAAACTGTAGCGTCGAATTTTCCCAAACGACTTTATCTTTAACTCTGATTGCTTGAGGTATCATCGCACATAGGTGCTCATAAAGAGGTAATACCGCTTTTGAACTCGGAGCCGTAACAACAATGGACATAGCTTTACTTGCCATAAGCTCAGCACTAGCTAAACCTAACGCACTGGTTTTTCCTCTACCACGATCAGCCGTTAATACTAAAGGTCGCTTTCTATGCCCTGTCACCACTTTTTTGATCGCTTCAATCGCATCTTGCTGGTGGACTGCAAACTCAGGCCGAGATTCCGAATAACTCGACATATTCGACATTGGCATTTTGATTCCACTGTCAGTACTCTCATTCGGCGATAATACGGGCAGTAATGCCAATTGTTTATTTAACCACTGATCAGCGAAACTGTGAGATGGCCGCTCCCCCACCAACAATAATAAACCGCCCCCCTTTAAAGTACCCAATACAGCGCTGAAACTATTCGCGTCCCAATCCTGACTCAAATCCCAAATAACGAGTTCACATTCCTGGCCCAATAACTGATGACCCTGCTTAGTATTAATAGTCTGATGATATTGCCCAAAACCGCATCCAACTAAGACTGAATTTGCTTCACCTACAATATCGATCCACTCTCGACATGTTTTCTTAAGCCAGGTTTGCGAACCAGATAA
It encodes:
- a CDS encoding DUF342 domain-containing protein, with amino-acid sequence MWKDFVVLNSDKSQVIAKISEGQKFDANADVALLPTVLAEIGAKDFKVLDKELSRFIEKAKLSNSEAATGIVIAEKHDAAVTISVDSKGMVATMVVTGAFGGSGLHANQIVQELSHANIKKGINKQALKKVLVASESLTPGQTFSQVVAHGKPAENGENSKLVPLVADVMKRVLAPKDNDAIKIDMRDFGQTVTVSENDPVMKREPATKGKSGFTVFGEILKPKPGQVQALKAGKGTHLSDENPNLLLASQPGMPIIRGQTVDVETAMCLNSVSVATGHVKFKGSVVVAGDVEPGMIIRATGNVIVGGFIESADVQAQGDIEVGKGIIGHTVSEDEPKSCIVKSGGNIKANYAQFSEIQASHNISLVVHSMSNHIRCGGDLLVIDENETQGTLSGGKAKVGGKVLCFNLGVEGDTATYVEGFARYSHQKERILKHKALYKEAQEKTMDAVRREISVKKKDKSQRTKEDVMRVEKMKQSAQAKMEKAKLAVELAQKDFEEILNINTIEAKGKVFTHVTVMFADARVTTKRVHGPSTFHFNQYEILCAAKLDDESVKDVEI
- a CDS encoding GNAT family N-acetyltransferase, producing MTNSVLYLKNISEYAQQQNFRFGIRLSGSQTWLKKTCREWIDIVGEANSVLVGCGFGQYHQTINTKQGHQLLGQECELVIWDLSQDWDANSFSAVLGTLKGGGLLLLVGERPSHSFADQWLNKQLALLPVLSPNESTDSGIKMPMSNMSSYSESRPEFAVHQQDAIEAIKKVVTGHRKRPLVLTADRGRGKTSALGLASAELMASKAMSIVVTAPSSKAVLPLYEHLCAMIPQAIRVKDKVVWENSTLQFYSPDRLLKEMPDCDLLLVDEAAAIPIPMLQTMVEYYHRAVFSSTIYGYEGCGRGFTLKFIQWLKRHRPNYVPVHLYKPVRWQMNDPLELWHKKAFLLDDALDSQCVSESNLEFALINKADLMANEVLLRTIFSLLVNAHYQTTPNDLFQMLSDDAIEIWAASNSNTIVGCLLSVQEGGLDDELIEDICSGVRRPKGHLVPVSIANQLGIRLAAKQSSKRIMRIAVHPELQRQRIGSRLLSFFCNAQSESFISTSFGATDELTHFWQSNHFYPVKLGSKRDQASGCHSLIMVRNIQIDWDRHAHMMFNNHFRFSLNGIFSDLSPSLIRTLLSFGSKDKALQNSLDMWVPVLQNYAHGGANYESVAVAIEELIFSLSKGRIEKCSDLLLAKVLQHHDWNECCSSFSLSGRKQLEGHIRQEILSLLADLHCKM